A section of the Osmia lignaria lignaria isolate PbOS001 chromosome 16, iyOsmLign1, whole genome shotgun sequence genome encodes:
- the LOC117600929 gene encoding prolyl 3-hydroxylase 2 isoform X1 translates to MIRFVTLLFLCGVITCNNDTLSTVTSGDEQVEDLGTEEKNWSAKNKTLNELFKDAVQAYLEENWVRCIDDFNAVMQGYKVYRRMIVNCREKCRAKAAGTAPIFPENIDDLHFYEKKVRETLCLLTCNQEYREIAGAKALKMLPRDTEQKLIDHHVYEYLHICYYQKNRYQDAANALFTFLVRHPEHEASIETLKRYLTLPGVQSENVVNLESSPYVSIYFKGVSAYENEYYAEAVGLFETSLKSYIESEEECRFYCEGSFDQGWHPEFTSSIANHFAYCLKCKRVCSQVLNSINGNYHRDMLKSHYNYLQFSYYKLGNLKAACTAVESYLLFDPADETMLQNKEYYKSQPKVKDEYFTSRQEAVVYLKRQEYELSLLRYISDEFSAIDAKFSKMKKKKQQKKEKNENKEKELGKKLISEASLYPPPGHSSLTQAKLSSNLSKIQEERHEISDTKELRVKNVAYIIAKEEELGGKNRYVADGFLNSTECKSLIKFASMTAVEGDGYSENKSPHSKYERFEGITIGRTALMVYFGQIEPEWLEIFLETSEQARDHVERYFGLDRQLYFTYTHLVCRTALPDSPMDRNDLSHKVHGDNCLLIEKNTCVQESPAYVWRDHSAILYLNDDFQGGEFFFATDQISRDADNIVSPRCGRMVAFSAGGENLHGVRGVLRGKRCALALWFTQDENYIEYERVLARAILERVRSIGPFKEKNVQVPLKYEDILVQCVNNDELLRHFLKSSP, encoded by the exons ATGATCAGATTCGTCACACTCTTGTTTCTTTGTGGCGTGATCACCTGCAACAACGACACTCTCAGCACTGTAACCTCAGGCGACGAGCAGGTGGAGGATTTAGGGACGGAGGAAAAGAATTGGTCCGCGAAGAATAAGACCCTGAACGAGCTGTTCAAGGATGCTGTTCAAGCTTATCTCGAAGAAAACTGGGTTCGCTGCATCGATGACTTCAACGCGGTCATGCAAGG GTACAAGGTTTACAGGCGTATGATAGTGAATTGTAGAGAGAAATGTAGAGCTAAGGCTGCTGGGACGGCTCCTATTTTCCCAGAAAATATCGACGATCTCCATTTTTATGAGAAAAAGGTGAGGGAAACCTTGTGTCTTCTAACGTGTAATCAAGAGTACCGGGAGATCGCCGGCGCGAAGGCGCTGAAGATGTTACCCCGTGACAcggaacaaaaattaattgatcATCATGTATACGAGTACCTGCACATTTGTTATTATCAG AAAAATCGTTATCAAGATGCAGCCAACGCGCTCTTCACGTTCCTGGTAAGGCATCCAGAACACGAAGCGAGCATTGAAACGTTGAAGCGGTATTTGACACTGCCAGGGGTACAGTCGGAAAACGTGGTAAACCTAGAATCATCACCTTATGTCAGCATCTATTTCAAAGGAGTTTCAGCTTACGAAAACGAATACTACGCAGAAGCGGTGGGTCTTTTTGAGACGTCGTTGAAGTCGTATATAGAATCCGAGGAGGAATGTAGATTTTATTGCGAGGGTTCGTTTGACCAAGGCTGGCATCCAGAGTTTACGTCCTCCATCGCTA atcatTTCGCCTACTGCTTGAAATGCAAACGTGTTTGTTCCCAAGTATTAAATAGCATCAATGGCAATTACCACAGGGACATGCTGAAGAGTCACTACAACTATTTACAGTTCTCGTATTACAAAC TGGGAAACTTGAAGGCAGCGTGCACCGCGGTTGAAAGTTACTTGCTGTTCGACCCGGCCGACGAAACGATGCTgcaaaataaagaatattataaGTCTCAGCCAAAAGTGAAGGATGAATATTTTACTTCTAGACAG GAAGCTGTAGTCTACTTGAAGAGACAAGAATACGAATTGAGCCTCCTGCGTTACATATCCGATGAATTTTCAGCTATCGACGCGAAATTCtccaagatgaagaagaagaaacagcagaagaaagaaaagaacgaaaataaAGAGAAGGAATTGGGAAAG aaattgATCTCTGAAGCGTCGTTATATCCACCTCCAGGTCATTCGTCGCTTACCCAGGCGAAATTATCGAGCAATCTTTCCAAGATACAAGAGGAAAGGCACGAGATAAGCGATACAAAGGAACTTAGGGTGAAGAACGTTGCATATATAATAGCAAAGGAGGAAGAACTTGGTGGAAAAAATCGTTATGTTGCTGATGGTTTTCTTAACTCCACCGAGTGTAAATCTCTAATAAAATTTGCTTCG ATGACTGCTGTGGAAGGAGACGGATACAGCGAGAACAAGAGTCCACATTCAAAATATGAGCGGTTCGAGGGTATAACTATTGGAAGAACTGCCTTG ATGGTATACTTTGGACAAATTGAACCAGAATGGTTGGAAATATTTCTCGAGACAAGCGAACAAGCACGTGACCATGTGGAAAGGTATTTTGGACTAGATCGACAACTGTATTTCACCTACACTCATTTGGTCTGCCGTACGGCTCTACCTG atTCGCCAATGGATAGAAATGACTTGAGTCACAAAGTTCACGGGGATAACTGTCTTCTGATAGAGAAAAATACTTGTGTCCAGGAGAGCCCAGCCTATGTCTGGAGAGATCACTCAGCGATTTTGTACTTGAACGATGACTTTCAGGGTGGCGAGTTCTTCTTCGCGACAGATCAAATCAGTCGAGACGCAGACAATATTGTTTCACCTCGTTGCGGACGTATGGTGGCTTTCTCCGCTGGTGGAGAGAATCTTCATGGTGTACGCGGTGTTCTTCGAGGCAAGAGATGTGCTTTGGCTTTATGGTTCACTCAGGATGAGAACTATATCGAATACGAGAGGGTCTTGGCTCGTGCTATCTTGGAAAGAGTTAGATCCATTGGGCCTTTTAAAGAAAAGAACGTTCAAGTGCCTTTGAA GTACGAAGATATACTCGTTCAATGTGTCAACAATGACGAGTTGTTGAGACACTTTCTAAAGAGTTCTCCATAA
- the LOC117600929 gene encoding cartilage-associated protein isoform X2 — translation MIRFVTLLFLCGVITCNNDTLSTVTSGDEQVEDLGTEEKNWSAKNKTLNELFKDAVQAYLEENWVRCIDDFNAVMQGYKVYRRMIVNCREKCRAKAAGTAPIFPENIDDLHFYEKKVRETLCLLTCNQEYREIAGAKALKMLPRDTEQKLIDHHVYEYLHICYYQKNRYQDAANALFTFLVRHPEHEASIETLKRYLTLPGVQSENVVNLESSPYVSIYFKGVSAYENEYYAEAVGLFETSLKSYIESEEECRFYCEGSFDQGWHPEFTSSIANHFAYCLKCKRVCSQVLNSINGNYHRDMLKSHYNYLQFSYYKLGNLKAACTAVESYLLFDPADETMLQNKEYYKSQPKVKDEYFTSRQEAVVYLKRQEYELSLLRYISDEFSAIDAKFSKMKKKKQQKKEKNENKEKELGKKLISEASLYPPPGHSSLTQAKLSSNLSKIQEERHEISDTKELRVKNVAYIIAKEEELGGKNRYVADGFLNSTECKSLIKFASMTAVEGDGYSENKSPHSKYERFEGITIGRTALMVYFGQIEPEWLEIFLETSEQARDHVERYFGLDRQLYFTYTHLVCRTALPGNFHLMHQRASGSFRS, via the exons ATGATCAGATTCGTCACACTCTTGTTTCTTTGTGGCGTGATCACCTGCAACAACGACACTCTCAGCACTGTAACCTCAGGCGACGAGCAGGTGGAGGATTTAGGGACGGAGGAAAAGAATTGGTCCGCGAAGAATAAGACCCTGAACGAGCTGTTCAAGGATGCTGTTCAAGCTTATCTCGAAGAAAACTGGGTTCGCTGCATCGATGACTTCAACGCGGTCATGCAAGG GTACAAGGTTTACAGGCGTATGATAGTGAATTGTAGAGAGAAATGTAGAGCTAAGGCTGCTGGGACGGCTCCTATTTTCCCAGAAAATATCGACGATCTCCATTTTTATGAGAAAAAGGTGAGGGAAACCTTGTGTCTTCTAACGTGTAATCAAGAGTACCGGGAGATCGCCGGCGCGAAGGCGCTGAAGATGTTACCCCGTGACAcggaacaaaaattaattgatcATCATGTATACGAGTACCTGCACATTTGTTATTATCAG AAAAATCGTTATCAAGATGCAGCCAACGCGCTCTTCACGTTCCTGGTAAGGCATCCAGAACACGAAGCGAGCATTGAAACGTTGAAGCGGTATTTGACACTGCCAGGGGTACAGTCGGAAAACGTGGTAAACCTAGAATCATCACCTTATGTCAGCATCTATTTCAAAGGAGTTTCAGCTTACGAAAACGAATACTACGCAGAAGCGGTGGGTCTTTTTGAGACGTCGTTGAAGTCGTATATAGAATCCGAGGAGGAATGTAGATTTTATTGCGAGGGTTCGTTTGACCAAGGCTGGCATCCAGAGTTTACGTCCTCCATCGCTA atcatTTCGCCTACTGCTTGAAATGCAAACGTGTTTGTTCCCAAGTATTAAATAGCATCAATGGCAATTACCACAGGGACATGCTGAAGAGTCACTACAACTATTTACAGTTCTCGTATTACAAAC TGGGAAACTTGAAGGCAGCGTGCACCGCGGTTGAAAGTTACTTGCTGTTCGACCCGGCCGACGAAACGATGCTgcaaaataaagaatattataaGTCTCAGCCAAAAGTGAAGGATGAATATTTTACTTCTAGACAG GAAGCTGTAGTCTACTTGAAGAGACAAGAATACGAATTGAGCCTCCTGCGTTACATATCCGATGAATTTTCAGCTATCGACGCGAAATTCtccaagatgaagaagaagaaacagcagaagaaagaaaagaacgaaaataaAGAGAAGGAATTGGGAAAG aaattgATCTCTGAAGCGTCGTTATATCCACCTCCAGGTCATTCGTCGCTTACCCAGGCGAAATTATCGAGCAATCTTTCCAAGATACAAGAGGAAAGGCACGAGATAAGCGATACAAAGGAACTTAGGGTGAAGAACGTTGCATATATAATAGCAAAGGAGGAAGAACTTGGTGGAAAAAATCGTTATGTTGCTGATGGTTTTCTTAACTCCACCGAGTGTAAATCTCTAATAAAATTTGCTTCG ATGACTGCTGTGGAAGGAGACGGATACAGCGAGAACAAGAGTCCACATTCAAAATATGAGCGGTTCGAGGGTATAACTATTGGAAGAACTGCCTTG ATGGTATACTTTGGACAAATTGAACCAGAATGGTTGGAAATATTTCTCGAGACAAGCGAACAAGCACGTGACCATGTGGAAAGGTATTTTGGACTAGATCGACAACTGTATTTCACCTACACTCATTTGGTCTGCCGTACGGCTCTACCTGGTAATTTTCATCTGATGCATCAACGTGCTTCCGGTTCCTTTCGCAGCTGA